The Triplophysa dalaica isolate WHDGS20190420 chromosome 18, ASM1584641v1, whole genome shotgun sequence genome includes the window atacacacgaagataacttccggtttacccaaatcgaacaaattaaatctcaaaatcaaaatctgtcgtgtcccctttatttcatttcctatttttgatctgagcattaaatcaaaagtacgaaaaatgacccgttatttgttttttggtatcacatttataaacgaataacgaaataacaaaccgttttttaattttccgattttggaatctcaattgaatatgaaaagaacgaatgatacacggattcaTCTGGTGCCCAATTTTACAATTCTCAGCTCGTCTACTCACATCTTTCTTCAGACAGTCCAAAATGGCTTTCAGTGCAGGCATCTTTGCCGACTTGGTCGCAGCTTCGTACACTTCCAGCAGTCGTGGTGCCAGGTCGTCAAGTCCATCGAGGAACGACTCGAGAAGGTCTATGCTTACGACTCTTTTGAACTCTGTCCGAACCTGAGAAGACAAAAAGGTTAAGAAATTAGAGAAAAGATTTTCAAAGCATAGAGTCATAATTTAGTAAGCTAAGGTTGTCTGTTGTCAAAGGCTTTCATCCACTCAGTAATACCAAAGTCTCTTTAATCATAGGCTGAGTGTTGTCTATTGTTATACCTGTCTCTCACAGAACATGGCCGGCCATCTAGCTATGACATCCCCAATGAGAGGTTGATCCCCTACGATCTCCTTTCTGCGCTTGGAGAACGTGGCAGACATCAGCTCATCTATCTGCTGGTGATCTGGGTCTTTTTTGAGCACCTCCACCTGAATTGGATTGCACAAGCGCAAAGGACACATAAGACAAAATAGTAGGCTTCACAGACACAAAAGCAAAGTGTAGGTAGTTAGTATAACATAGGCAGGTATGTATGCAGTAATATTAGACAGGTATgatgtgtatgtgcatgtgtgtgtatgatgtacCTCCATCAACATCCGCTTTTCTTCCATGTCTTCATCACTTAGTCCTTCAGGGGGATCTGGACAGAAGTGGACCTCGCCCTTCTTTGACTTCTTCATACGTGGTCCCTTGGCTTCTTCTCCTTTTCTTTTGTTGACCCTCACCTCTGGGCATCCAGCTGCACTTAACTTCTGTCGATAGTTTCCGAGCTTAAACTTCAGGCTGTGGAACCAGCCGTACCAACCCTTTCCAGACCCTGGCTCTTTTAGACTGGGATGCTTCTCCACAAGCGCTTTCGCAACATTCTCATAGTGTTGCCTCTCAGGATAAGGACTAATCTTTGACATGCTGTCTGCAAGTGTGTCCAGGATATCAGTTTTCATACCTTTAGGAATCGCCAGCACAGATCCATCTTTTGCATATCTTCCATTTGCTTCTTGCAGCGTGAGTTCAACATCATGCGAGAACTCTGGAATCGGGAAGGGCTCAGGCCAGTGCTGGGAGTCAGATTCCCCACTACTGAGAGATGGAAGGCTGGCTGAATCCAATGTGGAATCCGAGCAAGCTGCATCAGCTGTGAACAACACTTTCAATGTTGCTCTCTCCTCAGGAAGGTCTCGGATGTCGGTCAAATTGGTCAGCTGATCCTTGAACGCAGGGTCctcaaattgtaaaataaatccacctCTCAGGCCAAGGTTTGCACGCAACACCTGGCACAGTGCATCAACACTAGGGGGGGTGATTTCGATGGAAAGGCGCCTGATATCCATATCAGAGAGGACAACTCGCAGCAGCATCGTGGATCACTTCGGCCTGAAATTGGAGAAGAAAAAAGGATTAATTCATTgtatacatacaaacaaattGTTACTACAGAAACGATTTGGAAAACACTTCAAGAGGGTTAATTCTTTTGGATCAGGGTAGAAATACACAAACTTACAGCAGCCTTAATTCAGCAAGAATGTTCTAGGAGTGGTTAACAGGCGACCCTGGACAAGGTATGACACAAGTGGCATGTAGTCATTGAGATCCTCTGGTTTCACCAAGAGACACTCAGCAGGACTTTTCTTCACAAGATGGTAACTCCTCAAATGCTCCACATAGTAAGTTGAAAAAGGTTCAACGAAGAAACAAACATGACCATCCAGCACAATGCATATTTCCAAAATCCTTCCGAAGTTGGGTAGTCCACTTGTACTTCCAACAGAAAGTATCATTCCCTTTGAATACTGCGTTCCATTTAAGAAGACATTAGGGGTCAGTCCAACTGTGTCAACATCACTGAATCTATTCAAGATTGCTAGTCTAAGACCACCATCTAAGACTCCCAGGCACACATCAGTCACTTTTGCTGTCTCAATCTCAGGCTTGAAAATGCTGGGCATTTCAAGATAATATGCAAGCATAAATTGGTGTCTTGAGGCAAGGGTAAGcagaatatttttaaagttattggCATCACGCACTACCTTCTTAAAGAAAGAATGCTTAGCCTCAAACCTGATTGTCCAACACTCTATTAAGGGTCCAAATCTTTGAATAAGGCAAGGATAATGTTCAATAAAGTGATGTTTGGGGCGCAATTTGTAATCCGGGAAAACTGTCAGTAGCAACTGTCTATGATCCGATATTTTGGACTGCAAATAACACAGCGAGTCTTCAGTGTGATATGGAGTCGCTAAGAGCTCAACCAAGTC containing:
- the LOC130406884 gene encoding uncharacterized protein LOC130406884 — its product is MLLRVVLSDMDIRRLSIEITPPSVDALCQVLRANLGLRGGFILQFEDPAFKDQLTNLTDIRDLPEERATLKVLFTADAACSDSTLDSASLPSLSSGESDSQHWPEPFPIPEFSHDVELTLQEANGRYAKDGSVLAIPKGMKTDILDTLADSMSKISPYPERQHYENVAKALVEKHPSLKEPGSGKGWYGWFHSLKFKLGNYRQKLSAAGCPEVRVNKRKGEEAKGPRMKKSKKGEVHFCPDPPEGLSDEDMEEKRMLMEVEVLKKDPDHQQIDELMSATFSKRRKEIVGDQPLIGDVIARWPAMFCERQVRTEFKRVVSIDLLESFLDGLDDLAPRLLEVYEAATKSAKMPALKAILDCLKKDDTNDRRRIAALLGLPHYLREEPSDIIRMCDAHGETLAAAMEGMQLGLLIGHEGDNQDAFPREVFNVAVVVEETVVLHNFKDVPSSFAMLLGIIYCVNLEYPRAMKYSFEFLQRVVMKIKPDQASARVHGIRNKLLRYNL